One window of the Salvelinus alpinus chromosome 13, SLU_Salpinus.1, whole genome shotgun sequence genome contains the following:
- the LOC139537723 gene encoding gamma-aminobutyric acid receptor subunit beta-2-like, with product MLIFLRVGSYPRLSLSFKLKRNIGYFILQTYMPSILITILSWVSFWINYDASAARVALGITTVLTMTTINTHLRETLPKIPYVKAIDMYLMGCFVFVFLALLEYALVNYIFFGRGPQRQKRAAEKEAVANNEKMRMDPNKWLVGNVVQRDDTLYARMKQRDIDAHDSMWEPIFVDDAAIGLGEEKNKMDPHENILLGTIEIKNEMGASELTLGLSDPRSTMLTYDSSTLQYRKAGLQARHNFGRNTLERHMPQKKNRLRRHASQLKINIPDLTDVNSIDKWSRMIFPTVFSLFNIIYWLYYVN from the exons ATGTTGATCTTTCTCCGTGTAGGATCCTACCCCCGACTCTCCCTCAGCTTCAAGCTGAAGAGGAACATTGGCTACTTCATCCTGCAGACCTACATGCCCTCTATCCTGATCACCATCCTTTCCTGGGTCTCCTTCTGGATCAACTATGACGCTTCCGCTGCCAGAGTGGCTTTGG GAATCACCACTGTGCTGACCATGACCACCATCAACACTCACCTGCGGGAGACCCTTCCCAAGATCCCCTACGTCAAGGCCATTGACATGTATCTTATGGGTTGCTTCGTATTCGTCTTCCTGGCCCTGCTGGAGTACGCCTTGGTCAACTACATCTTTTTCGGCAGAGGACCCCAGCGCCAGAAGAGAGCGGCTGAGAAAGAAGCTGTCGCCAACAATGAGAAAATGAGAATGGATCCAAACAAG TGGTTGGTGGGAAATGTAGTTCAGAGAGACGATACTCTGTATGCCAGAATGAAACAGAGGGATATTGACGCTCATGACTCGATGTGGGAACCAATCTTTGTGGACGATGCAGCGATAGGACTAGGCGAGGAAAAGAATAAG ATGGACCCGCATGAAAATATTCTACTGGGCACCATAGAAATTAAGAATGAGATGGGAGCATCGGAGCTGACCCTTGGTCTCAGTGACCCCAGGAGCACCATGTTGACTTATGACAGCTCCACCCTGCAGTACCGCAAAGCAGGGCTGCAGGCCAGGCACAACTTTGGACGCAACACCCTGGAGCGCCACATGCCTCAGAAGAAGAACCGGCTACGGAGGCATGCTTCACAGCTGAAGATCAACATTCCCGATTTGACTGATGTAAACTCTATCGACAAGTGGTCGAGAATGATCTTCCCCACTGTCTTTTCTTTGTTCAACATAATTTATTGGCTCTACTACGTCAACTAA